Proteins found in one Oncorhynchus mykiss isolate Arlee chromosome 17, USDA_OmykA_1.1, whole genome shotgun sequence genomic segment:
- the LOC110485351 gene encoding uncharacterized protein LOC110485351 isoform X2, whose product MDREKGMLMDEIEKGLWNLTEDNLRYLCERHGHGGKDGFQVKAMDHRSLRRKILEEMWDNTDSMKSEEQGISWLVRLKEDIGRIQEEGSSAADDDDDAVDCDEEWNGEGGVQLPSNGLEVEPMSSSQSDDDVDCDEERDEEVRDWMASDGLEVELSPERHTPEQRVRETHVMFPGRLKTWI is encoded by the coding sequence ATGGATCGAGAGAAGGGAATGTTGATGGATGAAATCGAAAAGGGTTTATGGAATTTAACCGAGGACAATCTGCGTTACCTCTGTGAACGTCATGGACACGGTGGGAAAGATGGCTTCCAAGTTAAAGCCATGGATCACCGCTCGTTGCGGCGTAAAATCCTGGAGGAAATGTGGGACAATACGGACTCGATGAAATCAGAGGAGCAGGGAATATCTTGGTTAGTCCGACTGAAAGAGGACATCGGGAGGATACAAGAGGAGGGTAGCAGtgctgctgatgatgatgatgatgctgtagACTGTGACGAAGAATGGAACGGAGAGGGCGGGGTTCAGTTACCTAGCAATGGGTTGGAGGTGGAGCCCATGAGTTCCAGCCAATCTGATGATGATGTAGACTGTGATGAAGAAAGGGACGAGGAGGTCAGGGATTGGATGGCTAGCGATGGGCTGGAGGTGGAGTTGTCTCCAGAGAGGCACACACcagagcagagagtgagagag